A stretch of the Brevundimonas sp. MF30-B genome encodes the following:
- the nuoK gene encoding NADH-quinone oxidoreductase subunit NuoK, with the protein MDIGLPHYLAVAAILFTIGVFGIFANRKNVIIILMSVELILLSVNINFVAFSAYLNDIAGQIMAMFVLTVAAAEAAVGLAILVTFFRNRGDIAVDDASVMKG; encoded by the coding sequence ATGGACATCGGTCTGCCCCACTATCTGGCGGTCGCCGCCATCCTGTTCACCATCGGCGTGTTCGGCATCTTCGCGAACCGCAAGAACGTCATCATCATCCTGATGTCGGTCGAGCTGATCCTGCTGTCGGTGAACATCAACTTCGTCGCCTTCTCGGCCTATCTGAACGACATCGCCGGGCAGATCATGGCCATGTTCGTGCTGACCGTCGCCGCGGCCGAGGCCGCCGTCGGCCTGGCGATCCTGGTGACCTTCTTCCGTAACCGCGGCGACATCGCCGTGGACGACGCCTCGGTGATGAAGGGCTGA
- a CDS encoding type III pantothenate kinase, with translation MMLLAIEQGNTNTLFAVHDGTDWVAQWRAATESSRTADEYAVWLSQLMAMRGLDLKALDGCIISSVVPQSMFNLRNLSRRYLGAEPLVIGENATLGMEARILKPSEAGADRLVNAIGAHLKYPGDLIVIDSGTATTFDVIAADGAFEGGVIAPGVNLSLQALHEAAAMLPRIAIQKPERVIGKDTVSNMQAGVFWGYISLIEGLVARIKTEWGNPMTVIGTGGVASLFEGATDSIDHFDPDLTIRGLLEIWRRNTHMGA, from the coding sequence GTGATGCTGCTGGCGATCGAACAGGGCAACACCAATACGCTGTTTGCGGTGCACGATGGGACCGACTGGGTCGCCCAATGGCGCGCCGCGACCGAGTCCAGCCGCACGGCCGATGAATACGCCGTCTGGCTGTCTCAACTGATGGCGATGCGCGGGCTGGATCTGAAGGCCCTGGACGGCTGCATCATCTCCAGCGTCGTGCCGCAGTCCATGTTCAACCTGCGCAACCTGTCGCGGCGCTACCTGGGCGCCGAGCCCCTGGTGATCGGCGAGAACGCCACGCTGGGCATGGAGGCGCGCATCCTGAAGCCCTCGGAGGCGGGCGCGGACCGGCTGGTCAACGCCATCGGGGCGCATCTGAAATATCCGGGCGACCTGATCGTCATCGACAGCGGCACGGCGACGACCTTCGACGTCATCGCCGCCGACGGCGCCTTCGAGGGCGGGGTCATCGCGCCGGGCGTCAACCTGAGCCTTCAGGCGCTGCACGAGGCGGCGGCCATGCTGCCGCGCATCGCCATCCAGAAGCCCGAGCGTGTCATCGGCAAGGACACCGTGTCCAACATGCAAGCCGGCGTCTTCTGGGGCTATATTTCGCTGATCGAAGGGCTGGTCGCGCGCATCAAAACCGAGTGGGGAAACCCCATGACCGTCATCGGCACGGGCGGCGTCGCCTCGCTGTTCGAAGGCGCCACCGACAGCATAGATCACTTCGATCCCGACCTAACCATCCGCGGCCTGCTCGAAATCTGGCGCCGCAACACCCACATGGGCGCATGA
- the nuoN gene encoding NADH-quinone oxidoreductase subunit NuoN, with the protein MPDLSQALHLAASEITLAVGALVLLMVGAFSGEKSARLISGASILLLIAAAVIAATGPLGAAFNGAFVADPLAVFAKVVIFLSAAVAIVLGDGWMHRERIAKFEYPILIVLASVGMSMMASSGDLISLYVGIELHSLALYVLAAYHRDDLKASEAGLKYFVLGALSSGLLLYGASLVYGFTGSMRFDEIAAYAAANPGPGLIFGLVFLICGLAFKVSAAPFHMWTPDVYEGAPTPVVALFATAPKMAAMVLIARVLIDGFAGSHDQWAQVIILISLISFAVGAFGGLAQKNIQRLLAYSSIANIGYALLGIAAGTQLGLQAMLMFMTLYVIDQLGFFAILLSLSKRGRPIRNIADLAGLKKDRPVTAIALTVLSLSVLGMPPFAGFWAKYYVFGAAADAGYWMAGAAGLVASVVAAFYYLRIIKLMWFDPPVDEVKTDAAPVEAKTVAFATAAFSFPLVIVGLIWLEPLTRAAASGFGGA; encoded by the coding sequence ATGCCTGACCTGTCCCAAGCCCTTCACCTCGCCGCTTCCGAGATCACCCTGGCCGTCGGGGCCCTGGTGCTGCTGATGGTCGGCGCCTTCTCCGGCGAGAAGTCCGCGCGCCTGATCTCGGGCGCGTCGATCCTGCTCCTGATCGCCGCCGCCGTGATCGCCGCCACCGGCCCGCTGGGCGCGGCCTTCAACGGCGCCTTCGTGGCCGATCCGCTGGCGGTGTTCGCCAAGGTGGTGATCTTCCTGAGCGCGGCCGTCGCTATCGTGCTGGGCGACGGCTGGATGCACCGCGAACGGATCGCCAAGTTCGAGTATCCGATCCTGATCGTGCTGGCCTCGGTCGGCATGTCGATGATGGCGTCGTCGGGTGACCTGATCTCGCTCTATGTCGGCATCGAGCTGCATTCGCTGGCCCTTTATGTGCTGGCCGCCTATCACCGCGACGACCTGAAGGCGTCGGAAGCGGGCCTGAAGTACTTCGTGCTGGGCGCGCTGTCGTCGGGGCTGTTGCTGTACGGCGCGAGCCTGGTCTACGGCTTCACCGGCTCGATGCGTTTCGACGAGATCGCGGCCTACGCCGCCGCCAACCCCGGTCCGGGCCTGATCTTCGGTCTGGTCTTCCTGATCTGCGGCCTGGCGTTCAAGGTCTCGGCCGCGCCGTTCCACATGTGGACGCCGGACGTCTATGAAGGCGCGCCGACGCCGGTCGTGGCCCTGTTCGCCACCGCGCCCAAGATGGCGGCCATGGTCCTGATCGCGCGCGTGCTGATCGACGGCTTCGCCGGCTCGCACGACCAGTGGGCGCAGGTGATCATTCTCATCTCGCTGATCAGCTTCGCCGTCGGCGCCTTCGGCGGCCTGGCGCAGAAGAACATCCAGCGCCTGCTGGCCTATTCGTCGATCGCCAACATCGGCTACGCCCTGCTGGGCATCGCCGCGGGCACGCAGCTGGGCCTGCAGGCCATGCTGATGTTCATGACGCTGTACGTCATCGACCAGCTGGGCTTCTTCGCCATCCTGTTGTCGCTGTCCAAGCGCGGCCGGCCGATCCGAAACATCGCCGACCTGGCCGGCCTGAAGAAGGACCGCCCGGTGACGGCCATTGCGCTCACGGTGCTGTCGCTGTCGGTGCTGGGCATGCCGCCTTTCGCCGGCTTCTGGGCCAAATACTACGTCTTCGGCGCAGCGGCCGACGCGGGCTACTGGATGGCCGGCGCCGCCGGTCTGGTGGCCTCGGTCGTGGCGGCCTTCTACTATCTGCGCATCATCAAGCTGATGTGGTTCGATCCCCCCGTGGACGAGGTCAAGACCGACGCCGCGCCGGTGGAGGCGAAGACGGTGGCGTTTGCGACGGCCGCCTTCTCCTTCCCGCTGGTGATCGTGGGTCTGATCTGGCTCGAGCCCCTGACGCGGGCGGCCGCGAGCGGCTTCGGAGGCGCGTAG
- a CDS encoding ribonuclease J, translated as MNKNNDNELVFLPLGGSNEIGMNLNAYGYGPADDREWIVVDVGVTFGDPSTPGVDVIVPDPVYLEGENIRGIVLTHAHEDHIGALGWLWPRIKAPLYATPFTAYLIREKLRDAGLLDQVTLHEVPLGGTIDLGPFQVEMVTITHSIAEPNGLAIKTPLGTVLHTGDWKIDNDPVVGERTDIETIQRLGDEGVLAMVCDSTNVFVDGVAGSEGEVREALAKLISGLTGRIAVGCFASNVARMDSVIRAAEAAGRRVALAGRSMHRITAAAKSVGMLSDVKPFLSEDEARIWPGEQILYLCTGSQGEARAALSRVADGSHPFIKLGRGDHCIFSSRVIPGNELSIGRLQDTLSERGVRIHTEKDTPGIHVSGHPCRDELRQMYQWARPRIAVPTHGMRRHIAEHALLAKDMQVPETVTPRNGDMVRLAPGPAAIIDEVPSGRLFVDGGMLVEEAGTALRERRHAASNGVLVVSFALDKRGKIVSDIDVRAIGLPGDEDQPLGDILDDLAERVEQTVRGLKGAALEDELVVEQAVARTLKKASQGVWSRRPIVETVVLRL; from the coding sequence ATGAACAAAAACAACGACAACGAACTCGTCTTCCTGCCGCTGGGCGGATCCAACGAGATCGGCATGAATCTCAACGCCTACGGCTATGGCCCGGCGGACGACCGCGAGTGGATCGTGGTCGACGTGGGCGTGACCTTCGGCGACCCTTCGACGCCTGGCGTGGACGTGATCGTGCCCGATCCGGTCTATCTGGAGGGCGAGAACATCCGCGGCATCGTGCTGACCCACGCGCACGAGGATCACATCGGCGCCCTGGGCTGGCTGTGGCCACGCATCAAGGCCCCGCTCTATGCGACGCCGTTCACCGCCTATCTGATCCGCGAAAAGCTGCGCGACGCCGGCCTGCTGGATCAGGTGACGCTGCACGAGGTTCCGCTGGGCGGGACGATCGACCTGGGCCCGTTCCAAGTCGAGATGGTGACGATCACCCACTCCATCGCCGAACCCAACGGCCTGGCGATCAAGACGCCGCTGGGCACGGTGCTGCACACTGGCGACTGGAAGATCGACAACGATCCCGTCGTAGGCGAGCGCACCGACATCGAGACCATCCAGCGCCTGGGCGACGAAGGCGTGCTGGCCATGGTGTGCGATTCCACCAACGTCTTCGTCGACGGCGTCGCTGGTTCCGAGGGCGAGGTGAGAGAGGCGCTCGCGAAGCTGATCTCTGGCCTCACTGGTAGGATCGCGGTCGGTTGCTTCGCCTCCAACGTGGCCCGCATGGACAGCGTGATCCGCGCCGCCGAGGCGGCCGGACGACGCGTGGCCCTGGCCGGGCGGTCGATGCACCGCATCACGGCTGCGGCCAAGTCGGTCGGCATGCTGTCGGACGTGAAGCCCTTCCTGAGCGAGGACGAGGCGCGCATCTGGCCGGGCGAGCAGATCCTGTATCTGTGCACCGGCAGCCAGGGCGAGGCGCGCGCAGCCCTGTCGCGCGTGGCCGACGGCTCGCACCCCTTCATCAAGCTGGGACGCGGCGACCACTGCATCTTCTCGTCGCGAGTGATCCCGGGCAACGAGCTGTCGATCGGCCGGCTGCAGGACACGCTGTCGGAGCGCGGCGTGCGCATCCACACCGAGAAGGACACGCCGGGCATCCACGTCTCGGGCCACCCCTGCCGCGACGAATTGCGTCAGATGTATCAGTGGGCCCGGCCCAGGATCGCCGTGCCGACCCACGGCATGCGCCGCCACATCGCCGAACACGCCTTGCTGGCCAAGGACATGCAGGTCCCCGAGACCGTAACGCCGCGAAACGGCGACATGGTGCGCCTGGCCCCCGGACCCGCCGCCATCATCGACGAGGTGCCGTCAGGCCGCCTGTTCGTGGACGGCGGCATGCTGGTGGAGGAGGCGGGCACAGCCCTGCGCGAGCGTCGCCACGCGGCGTCCAACGGCGTCCTGGTGGTCAGCTTCGCCCTCGACAAGCGCGGCAAGATCGTCTCGGACATTGACGTGCGGGCGATCGGCCTGCCGGGCGACGAAGACCAGCCACTGGGCGACATCCTCGACGACCTGGCCGAACGCGTCGAACAGACGGTGCGCGGTCTGAAGGGCGCGGCGCTGGAGGACGAGCTGGTGGTCGAACAGGCTGTCGCCCGAACCCTGAAGAAGGCCAGCCAAGGCGTCTGGTCGCGTCGGCCGATCGTCGAGACGGTCGTTCTTCGTCTGTAG
- a CDS encoding biotin--[acetyl-CoA-carboxylase] ligase: MATAAPVLFLDEVDSTNAEARRRAEAGETGPLWIAARRQTAGRGRRGRAWESDGANLTASLLQLTQKPPAEAAQVTFIAALATLDLLDAFAPAALVSIKWPNDVLLDGRKVSGVLIESGQAERGVWLAVGIGVNLAQAPQGVERPATCIAEHLRADVSQPPSPDVALTVLSQAFATWIERWESLGFEPILDAWRARARGLDGPCVASLGHETIAGQADGVEADGALRLRLADGTLRRVSAGDVFFGEEAA, translated from the coding sequence GTGGCGACCGCCGCCCCGGTCCTGTTCCTCGACGAGGTCGACTCCACCAACGCCGAGGCGCGACGCCGGGCCGAGGCCGGCGAGACCGGACCGCTGTGGATCGCCGCGCGGCGTCAGACCGCCGGGCGCGGGCGGCGCGGCCGCGCGTGGGAGAGCGACGGCGCCAATCTGACGGCCAGCCTGCTGCAACTGACTCAGAAGCCGCCCGCCGAGGCCGCACAGGTGACCTTCATCGCGGCCCTCGCCACCCTGGATCTGCTGGACGCCTTTGCGCCCGCCGCCCTGGTCTCGATCAAATGGCCCAACGACGTGCTGTTGGACGGCCGCAAGGTGTCGGGCGTGCTGATCGAATCCGGTCAGGCCGAACGCGGAGTATGGCTAGCGGTCGGGATCGGCGTGAATCTGGCGCAGGCGCCGCAGGGCGTCGAACGGCCGGCGACCTGCATCGCCGAGCACCTGAGGGCCGATGTGTCGCAGCCGCCGTCGCCTGACGTCGCGCTGACTGTCCTGAGCCAGGCCTTCGCCACGTGGATCGAGCGCTGGGAGAGTCTGGGGTTCGAGCCAATCCTTGACGCCTGGCGCGCCCGGGCGCGGGGGCTGGACGGCCCGTGCGTCGCGAGCCTGGGTCACGAGACGATCGCCGGCCAGGCTGACGGGGTCGAGGCCGACGGGGCGCTGAGGCTTCGGCTGGCCGACGGGACGCTGCGTCGCGTTTCGGCCGGCGATGTCTTCTTTGGCGAGGAGGCCGCGTGA
- a CDS encoding M20/M25/M40 family metallo-hydrolase: protein MRHLAVLLSATLLATPALAQPVDRLAVNGIIDQGLNQSQVMQTAGWLTDRIGPRLTNSPQMRQAEAWTQQQFRDWGLSNVRADGFEFGRGWSIDRASARMTAPRPIELRVIPVAWTPSTDGTVNAEVVFAPMANAGDFARHRGKLAGKIVLISAAPAPSEPSDQPVFRRLTDEELAGRNVYVQPRHAPVRVNTAEDFTLQLDAFLREEGALAWVRMSQRDGGLLHGAGYNYRAGATPTVPGVEMTQEDYRRLVRLTAAGAAPTLELTSNVRFHDEDSQAYNILADIPGTSRSGEYVMAGAHLDSWVASDGAVDNAAGVAVVMEAARILKALNVRPKRTIRFALWNGEEQGLLGSLAYVDRYVATRAPLGDAAQDALPANRTWRARWPIEPRPGHRDLVAYFNFDNGSGRIRGINAEGNVAAAAVFEEWLKPFASMGASTVSLRPSGGTDHVYMQTVGIPGFQFIQDPLDYGSRLHHTSIDSYDKLRPEDLRQAAIIMASFLLSAANSDEPLPRMPLPTRPTPTDPFEP, encoded by the coding sequence GTGCGTCATCTGGCTGTTCTTCTTTCCGCCACGCTTCTTGCCACGCCGGCGCTGGCCCAGCCCGTAGACCGGCTGGCCGTCAACGGCATCATCGATCAGGGGCTGAACCAGAGCCAGGTCATGCAGACCGCCGGCTGGCTGACGGACCGCATCGGACCGCGCCTCACGAACTCGCCGCAGATGCGCCAGGCCGAGGCCTGGACGCAACAGCAGTTCCGCGACTGGGGTCTGTCGAACGTGCGGGCCGACGGTTTCGAGTTCGGGCGCGGCTGGTCCATCGACCGCGCCAGCGCCCGAATGACGGCGCCCCGGCCGATCGAGCTGCGCGTCATTCCCGTGGCCTGGACGCCGTCAACCGACGGGACTGTCAACGCCGAGGTGGTCTTCGCGCCCATGGCCAATGCGGGCGATTTCGCCCGTCATCGCGGCAAGCTGGCGGGCAAGATCGTGCTGATCAGCGCCGCGCCCGCGCCGTCGGAGCCGTCTGACCAGCCCGTCTTCCGCCGCCTGACGGACGAGGAGCTGGCCGGGCGCAACGTCTACGTTCAGCCGCGTCACGCACCGGTGCGGGTCAACACGGCCGAGGACTTCACGCTGCAGCTGGACGCCTTCCTGAGGGAGGAGGGCGCGCTGGCCTGGGTGCGCATGTCACAGCGTGACGGCGGACTGCTGCACGGCGCGGGCTATAACTATCGCGCCGGCGCCACGCCGACGGTGCCGGGCGTCGAGATGACCCAGGAGGACTATCGTCGTCTGGTGCGTCTGACCGCAGCCGGCGCCGCGCCCACGCTGGAGCTGACCAGCAACGTCCGGTTCCACGACGAAGACTCCCAGGCCTACAACATCCTGGCCGATATTCCGGGCACGAGCCGTTCGGGCGAATACGTCATGGCCGGCGCCCACCTGGACAGCTGGGTCGCGTCGGACGGAGCGGTCGACAACGCCGCCGGGGTGGCCGTGGTCATGGAGGCGGCCCGCATCCTCAAGGCCCTGAACGTGCGGCCCAAGCGGACCATCCGCTTCGCCCTGTGGAACGGCGAGGAGCAGGGGCTGCTCGGCTCTCTGGCCTATGTCGACCGGTACGTCGCCACCCGCGCCCCGCTGGGCGACGCCGCCCAGGACGCCCTGCCGGCGAACCGCACCTGGCGCGCCCGCTGGCCCATCGAGCCGAGGCCGGGCCACCGCGACCTGGTGGCCTATTTCAACTTCGACAACGGCTCTGGCCGTATCCGCGGCATCAACGCCGAGGGCAATGTCGCCGCCGCTGCCGTGTTCGAGGAGTGGCTGAAGCCCTTCGCCAGCATGGGCGCCAGCACGGTCTCGCTGCGTCCGTCGGGCGGCACCGACCACGTCTATATGCAGACCGTGGGCATCCCAGGCTTCCAGTTCATCCAGGATCCGCTGGATTACGGCAGCCGCCTTCATCACACCTCGATCGACAGCTACGACAAGCTGCGGCCCGAGGATCTGCGCCAGGCGGCGATCATCATGGCCAGCTTCCTGCTGTCGGCGGCCAATAGCGACGAGCCGCTGCCGCGGATGCCGCTGCCGACCCGGCCCACGCCGACCGACCCGTTCGAGCCGTAA
- a CDS encoding NADH-quinone oxidoreductase subunit J, whose product MLQGIAFYLLAAVAVVSALLVVTARNPVHSVLWLILAFFSSAGLFVLLGAEFLAMLLVVVYVGAVAVLFLFVVMMLDVDFVRLREGWARYLPIGAIVAAVLLIEMIVISMAVVQGGAARGITELAAPNAELTNVHAIGRVLYTDYVYFFQAAGIVLLIAMIGAITLTLRHKPHIRRQDPSAQVNRDRRTAVEVKSAQTGQGVSPEELL is encoded by the coding sequence ATGCTGCAAGGCATAGCGTTCTATCTGCTGGCGGCCGTGGCCGTGGTTTCGGCCTTGCTGGTCGTGACCGCGCGCAACCCCGTGCACTCGGTGCTGTGGCTGATCCTGGCCTTCTTTTCGTCGGCGGGGCTGTTCGTGCTGCTGGGCGCGGAGTTCCTGGCGATGCTGCTGGTGGTCGTCTACGTCGGCGCCGTTGCGGTGCTGTTCCTGTTTGTCGTCATGATGCTGGACGTGGACTTCGTGCGTCTGCGCGAAGGCTGGGCCCGCTATCTGCCGATCGGCGCCATCGTGGCGGCCGTCCTGCTGATCGAGATGATCGTGATCTCGATGGCCGTGGTGCAGGGCGGCGCGGCGCGCGGCATCACCGAGCTGGCCGCGCCCAATGCCGAGCTGACCAACGTCCACGCCATCGGGCGGGTGCTCTATACGGACTACGTCTACTTCTTCCAGGCCGCCGGGATCGTGCTGCTGATCGCCATGATCGGCGCCATCACCCTGACGCTGCGGCACAAGCCGCACATCCGTCGCCAGGACCCGTCGGCCCAGGTCAACCGCGACCGTCGCACCGCCGTCGAAGTCAAATCGGCCCAGACCGGCCAGGGCGTCAGCCCTGAGGAGCTTCTGTAA
- the nuoL gene encoding NADH-quinone oxidoreductase subunit L, whose protein sequence is MQLLVTLGVFAPLLGAMVAGFFGRRIGNVASQAVTTGLLFFACAVSWFVFIQWTWGGLEAFTLRLLPFINVGDFQSTWSIRIDALSAVMLIVVTSVSSLVHLYSWGYMAEDDSKPRFFAYLSLFTFAMLALVTAADFMQLFFGWEGVGLASYLLIGFWYKKPTASAAAIKAFVVNRVGDFGFALGIITIFWMFGTIDFAELFPLIAERAGTGWTFLGHTWSALDLAGFLLFIGAMGKSAQFFLHTWLPDAMEGPTPVSALIHAATMVTAGVYMVCLLSPIYEYAPVASQIIAIIGAITALFAATVGLTQNDIKRVIAYSTCSQLGYMFFAAGVGAYQAAMFHLFTHAFFKALLFLGAGSVIHGMHHEQDMRKMGGLWKLLPVTYAVMMIGTIAITGLGIPQLKWGFAGFYSKDSILESAFASAGYSPVGLFAFFIGLFAAALTAYYSWRLIFMTFHNKPVWKEDEHPIHDADAHAHQPAQLETHDEPLADGAHPAHDAPVAGHAHAEHDDHHHHGPLKPHESPWVMLIPLLLLSVGAIAAGFVFYDSFVGHHEAEFWRGAIFTSEANHVLHDSHYVPVWVLWAPLVMTLAGTLTALWIYVLREGMGRRMAERGGAIYAFLYNKWYFDELYDFVFVRGTKKIGDLFWKVGDVKIIDGLGPNGAAWASLKSAGRLAKLQSGYVYHYAFVMLLGVAGLLAFAIATWGA, encoded by the coding sequence ATCCAGCTTCTCGTCACCCTCGGAGTCTTCGCGCCCCTGCTGGGCGCGATGGTCGCCGGCTTCTTCGGCCGCCGCATCGGCAACGTCGCCTCGCAGGCCGTGACCACGGGCCTGTTGTTCTTCGCCTGCGCCGTGTCGTGGTTCGTGTTCATTCAGTGGACCTGGGGCGGGCTGGAAGCCTTCACCCTGCGCCTGCTGCCGTTCATCAACGTCGGCGACTTCCAGTCGACCTGGTCGATCCGCATCGACGCCCTGTCCGCGGTGATGCTGATCGTGGTGACCAGCGTGTCCTCGCTCGTGCACCTGTACAGCTGGGGCTATATGGCGGAGGACGACTCCAAGCCGCGCTTCTTCGCCTATCTGTCGCTGTTCACCTTCGCCATGCTGGCGCTCGTCACGGCCGCCGACTTCATGCAGCTGTTCTTCGGCTGGGAAGGCGTGGGCCTGGCGTCCTATCTGCTGATCGGCTTCTGGTACAAGAAGCCCACGGCGTCGGCCGCGGCCATCAAGGCCTTCGTGGTCAACCGGGTCGGCGACTTCGGCTTCGCGCTCGGCATCATCACCATCTTCTGGATGTTCGGCACGATCGACTTCGCCGAGCTGTTCCCGCTGATCGCCGAGCGCGCGGGCACGGGCTGGACCTTCCTGGGCCACACCTGGTCGGCCCTGGATCTGGCCGGCTTCCTGCTGTTCATCGGCGCCATGGGCAAGTCGGCGCAGTTCTTCCTGCACACCTGGCTGCCCGACGCCATGGAAGGCCCGACCCCGGTGTCGGCCCTGATCCACGCCGCAACCATGGTGACGGCCGGCGTCTACATGGTCTGCCTGCTGAGCCCGATCTACGAATACGCCCCTGTCGCCAGCCAGATCATCGCCATCATCGGCGCCATCACGGCCCTGTTCGCCGCCACGGTCGGCCTGACCCAGAACGACATCAAGCGGGTCATCGCCTATTCGACCTGTTCGCAGCTGGGCTACATGTTCTTCGCGGCGGGCGTCGGCGCCTATCAGGCCGCCATGTTCCACCTGTTCACCCACGCCTTCTTCAAGGCCCTGCTGTTCCTGGGCGCCGGCTCGGTGATCCATGGCATGCACCACGAGCAGGACATGCGGAAGATGGGCGGACTATGGAAGCTGCTGCCCGTGACCTATGCGGTCATGATGATCGGCACGATCGCCATCACCGGTCTGGGCATTCCGCAGCTGAAGTGGGGCTTCGCCGGCTTCTATTCCAAGGACTCGATCCTGGAGAGCGCCTTCGCTTCGGCCGGCTATAGCCCGGTGGGCCTGTTCGCCTTCTTCATCGGCCTCTTCGCCGCGGCGCTTACGGCCTACTATTCGTGGCGCCTGATCTTCATGACCTTCCACAACAAGCCGGTGTGGAAGGAGGACGAGCATCCGATCCATGACGCGGACGCCCACGCGCATCAGCCGGCCCAGCTGGAGACGCACGACGAGCCCCTGGCCGACGGCGCCCATCCGGCCCACGACGCGCCGGTGGCGGGCCACGCCCACGCTGAGCACGACGACCATCACCACCACGGCCCGCTGAAGCCGCACGAGAGCCCGTGGGTCATGCTGATCCCGCTGCTGCTGCTGTCGGTCGGCGCGATCGCGGCGGGCTTCGTCTTCTACGACAGCTTCGTCGGCCACCACGAAGCCGAGTTCTGGCGCGGGGCGATCTTCACCTCGGAAGCCAACCACGTGCTGCACGACAGCCACTATGTACCGGTCTGGGTGCTGTGGGCGCCGCTGGTCATGACGCTGGCGGGCACGCTGACGGCGCTGTGGATCTATGTCCTGCGCGAAGGCATGGGCCGCCGGATGGCCGAGCGGGGAGGGGCGATCTACGCCTTCCTCTACAACAAGTGGTATTTCGACGAGCTGTACGACTTCGTCTTCGTGCGCGGGACCAAGAAGATCGGCGACCTGTTCTGGAAGGTCGGCGACGTGAAGATCATCGACGGGCTGGGGCCGAACGGCGCCGCCTGGGCCTCGCTGAAATCCGCTGGACGACTGGCCAAGCTGCAGTCCGGCTACGTCTATCACTACGCCTTCGTGATGCTGCTGGGGGTGGCGGGTCTGCTCGCCTTCGCCATCGCGACGTGGGGAGCCTGA
- a CDS encoding NADH-quinone oxidoreductase subunit M: protein MPHILSLVTFLPLLGAAAILAARLLGKGDAAPAARWIALGTTLVVLAVSVLLVASFDPSNPAYQFVERYVWFASAQYHLGVDGISILFVLLTAFLMPLCIIASWKTITDRVVEYMICFLVLETLVIGVFTALDLFLFYIFFEGTLVPMFLIIGIWGGANRIYAAYKFFLYTLLGSVLMLLAMLWMANTAGTTSIPALKEYAFSPQAQTLLWLAFFASFAVKMPMWPVHTWLPDAHVQAPTAGSVILAGILLKLGGYGFILFNLPMFPLASQMFAPLVFTLSVIAIVYTSLVAFRQTDMKKLIAYSSVAHMGFVTMGIFAGNEQGVQGAVFQMISHGLISGALFLCVGVVYDRMHTREIAQYGGLTSRMPWYAAIFLMFTMANVGLPGTSGFIGEILTMTAVYEVSTWTALGAASGVIFSAVYALTLYRNVMFGEITNPAMKTITDIDKRELLTFVPLIIGTIWLGVYPAAVLDYTGPAVEALTSAYRAAIGG, encoded by the coding sequence GTGCCTCACATCCTGAGCCTCGTCACCTTCCTGCCGCTGCTGGGCGCCGCCGCCATTCTGGCCGCGCGGCTGCTGGGCAAGGGCGACGCCGCGCCGGCGGCGCGCTGGATCGCTCTGGGCACGACCCTGGTCGTGCTGGCCGTATCGGTCCTGCTGGTCGCCAGCTTCGATCCGTCGAACCCGGCCTATCAGTTCGTCGAACGCTACGTCTGGTTCGCCAGCGCCCAGTATCACCTGGGCGTGGACGGCATCTCGATCCTGTTCGTGCTGCTGACAGCCTTCCTGATGCCGCTGTGCATCATTGCCAGCTGGAAGACGATCACCGACCGCGTGGTCGAATATATGATCTGCTTCCTGGTGCTGGAGACGCTGGTCATCGGCGTCTTCACGGCGCTGGACCTGTTCCTGTTCTACATCTTCTTCGAAGGCACCCTGGTGCCGATGTTCCTGATCATCGGCATCTGGGGCGGGGCCAACCGGATCTACGCGGCCTACAAGTTCTTCCTCTACACCCTGCTGGGGTCGGTGCTGATGCTGCTGGCCATGCTGTGGATGGCCAATACGGCCGGCACCACCAGCATTCCGGCGCTGAAGGAATACGCCTTCTCGCCCCAGGCTCAGACGCTGCTGTGGCTGGCCTTCTTCGCCTCGTTCGCGGTGAAGATGCCGATGTGGCCGGTGCATACCTGGCTGCCCGACGCCCACGTTCAGGCCCCGACGGCGGGATCGGTCATCCTGGCCGGCATCCTGCTGAAGCTGGGCGGCTACGGCTTCATCCTGTTCAACCTGCCGATGTTCCCGCTGGCGTCGCAGATGTTCGCGCCCCTGGTCTTCACCCTGTCGGTGATCGCCATCGTCTACACCTCGCTGGTCGCCTTCCGGCAGACCGACATGAAGAAGCTGATCGCCTATTCGTCGGTCGCGCACATGGGCTTCGTCACCATGGGCATCTTCGCCGGCAACGAGCAGGGCGTGCAGGGCGCGGTGTTCCAGATGATCAGCCACGGTCTGATCTCGGGCGCGCTCTTCCTGTGCGTCGGCGTGGTCTATGACCGGATGCACACCCGCGAGATCGCCCAGTACGGCGGTCTGACCAGCCGGATGCCGTGGTATGCCGCCATCTTCCTGATGTTCACCATGGCCAACGTCGGTCTGCCCGGCACCTCGGGTTTCATCGGCGAGATCCTGACGATGACGGCGGTCTATGAGGTCTCGACCTGGACGGCGCTGGGCGCCGCGTCGGGCGTGATTTTCTCGGCGGTCTACGCCCTGACGCTGTACCGCAACGTCATGTTCGGCGAGATCACCAATCCGGCGATGAAGACCATCACCGACATCGACAAGCGCGAACTGTTGACCTTCGTGCCTCTGATCATCGGGACGATCTGGCTGGGCGTCTATCCGGCCGCCGTCCTCGACTACACCGGGCCCGCCGTCGAGGCCCTGACCAGCGCCTATCGCGCCGCGATCGGCGGGTGA